One window of Atribacter laminatus genomic DNA carries:
- a CDS encoding anaerobic sulfatase maturase produces MNSNQTYKFILSPTPKRTFHLMAKPIGAQCNLRCEYCFYLSKKDLIGSTKAISDDNLEEYIRQYINAQEVPEVVFTWQGGEPTLLGLEFFQKAINLQKKYCPPGKKIENDLQTNGILIDENWCRFLKENNFLVGLSIDGPQPLHDCYRIDASKQPTWQQIVKAAKLLKKFEIPFNTLTVVHRKNAKFPLDVYRFLRQEIGSTRIQFIPLVEPKEFRTVAPQHWDQNLLPDYDSMEARPGYPDSFVTDWSVDADDYGYFLCRVFDEWYKRDIGKAFVFLFECALGQWMGMQSSLCVFAETCGQALALEADGSIYSCDHFVYPEYRLGHITEGLSHLVYSTNQSNFGLSKQKSLPQWCRKCPYLFACRGECPKNRFLKTPDGETGLNYLCSGLRKYFSHIDPYMQDMAKELMKNLPGYKLR; encoded by the coding sequence GTGAACTCCAATCAAACCTATAAATTCATCTTATCACCAACCCCAAAACGAACTTTTCACCTTATGGCCAAGCCCATCGGTGCCCAATGTAATCTCCGTTGTGAATATTGTTTTTACTTAAGTAAAAAGGATCTCATCGGAAGCACCAAAGCAATTTCTGACGATAATTTAGAGGAATATATCCGGCAATACATCAATGCTCAGGAAGTCCCTGAAGTCGTTTTTACCTGGCAAGGAGGAGAACCCACTCTTCTTGGCCTTGAATTTTTTCAGAAAGCCATTAACCTTCAGAAAAAATACTGCCCTCCAGGGAAGAAAATTGAAAATGACCTTCAAACCAACGGTATACTCATTGATGAAAATTGGTGTCGTTTTTTAAAGGAAAACAATTTTTTGGTTGGCCTGAGTATTGATGGACCTCAACCGCTCCACGATTGCTACCGGATTGATGCCTCCAAGCAGCCAACCTGGCAACAGATTGTAAAAGCTGCCAAGCTTTTAAAGAAGTTTGAAATACCCTTCAATACCCTTACCGTGGTTCACCGAAAGAATGCCAAGTTCCCTTTGGATGTGTATCGATTCCTGAGACAAGAGATCGGTTCCACCCGAATTCAGTTTATCCCATTGGTCGAACCCAAAGAATTCCGTACCGTTGCTCCTCAACACTGGGACCAAAATCTCCTGCCTGATTATGATTCTATGGAAGCCCGACCTGGGTATCCCGATTCATTCGTCACCGATTGGTCGGTTGATGCAGACGACTACGGCTATTTTTTGTGCCGAGTTTTTGATGAATGGTATAAGCGAGACATAGGAAAAGCTTTTGTTTTTTTATTCGAATGTGCATTAGGTCAGTGGATGGGGATGCAAAGTTCGCTTTGTGTTTTTGCTGAAACGTGCGGGCAGGCTTTGGCTTTGGAAGCCGATGGAAGCATTTATTCTTGCGATCATTTTGTTTATCCTGAATACCGTTTAGGTCATATTACTGAGGGCTTGAGTCATTTGGTGTACTCCACCAATCAAAGTAATTTCGGATTATCCAAACAAAAATCCCTCCCCCAATGGTGTCGGAAGTGTCCTTATCTTTTTGCTTGTCGGGGAGAATGCCCTAAAAACCGTTTTCTCAAAACCCCTGATGGTGAAACCGGGTTGAATTACCTATGCAGTGGATTGCGAAAATACTTTTCTCATATCGATCCGTATATGCAAGATATGGCAAAAGAACTGATGAAAAATCTTCCGGGATATAAGCTGAGATAA
- a CDS encoding arylsulfatase, with amino-acid sequence MVSISSNNNDYFDRKKAFRLKTAASLFGAAGCLLLVGSASAADLEDALVQKTVQVAPNLEPVIPHPDQEKEALDKLIAFEEKTGKKPNILFFIMDDVGWGDLGVYGGGAMAGAPTPNMDRLAREGLQLTSAYAQPSSSPTRATILTGRLPMRHGILRPSGKDETGGLEGEITLPQILSEAGYVTQAVGKWHVGENKGSQPQNVGFDDFYGFLSVSDYYTEWRDPYFNPDVALSPERTQMIRNLAFEKNWVHAKKGGEVEPIAEIDIPTCSILDEKWADYSVEFIKNMANSDQPFFLYHCTRGAHFDNYPNPQFLGKSPAKYPYKDVMIELDYILGRLVSALEETGQLENTIIFITSDNGPEMELWPDSGFSPFRGAKGSTWEGGMRVPGIFYWKDMISPGRISDGLFDLADLFNTSLALSGAKDQMPTDRYIDGIDQTSFLLSNNGQSNRKYIYYWLGRNFSAVRVGEYKYMMLAESDDDRDNCLQGGFSGYIMNYYFGKAFNLYLDPKENHNFFLRKVIYSDIFLGPMKSHLATFQKYPPKDILGD; translated from the coding sequence ATGGTCAGTATTTCGTCAAATAACAATGATTATTTTGATAGAAAAAAAGCCTTTCGTCTTAAAACAGCCGCTTCACTTTTTGGTGCCGCCGGTTGTCTGCTGCTGGTAGGGTCGGCGTCAGCAGCAGACCTTGAAGATGCCTTGGTTCAGAAAACGGTGCAAGTCGCTCCAAATCTGGAACCAGTCATACCTCATCCCGACCAAGAAAAAGAGGCTCTTGATAAACTGATCGCTTTTGAAGAAAAAACTGGAAAAAAACCAAACATCCTTTTCTTCATTATGGATGATGTGGGATGGGGAGATTTAGGGGTATATGGCGGAGGTGCTATGGCTGGAGCACCGACTCCCAATATGGATCGGTTAGCCCGAGAAGGTCTTCAATTGACTTCTGCTTATGCTCAACCTTCATCCTCTCCTACTCGAGCTACCATTCTCACCGGGCGTCTTCCTATGCGGCATGGTATTTTACGGCCAAGCGGTAAAGATGAAACCGGAGGATTAGAGGGAGAAATCACCCTTCCTCAGATCCTGAGTGAAGCTGGTTATGTGACCCAGGCAGTTGGGAAGTGGCATGTTGGAGAAAATAAAGGTTCACAACCCCAAAATGTGGGATTTGATGATTTTTATGGATTTTTAAGCGTATCGGATTACTATACCGAATGGCGTGATCCTTATTTCAACCCGGACGTAGCTTTGAGCCCGGAAAGAACTCAAATGATAAGAAATTTAGCCTTTGAGAAAAACTGGGTTCACGCTAAAAAAGGCGGTGAAGTCGAACCAATTGCCGAAATCGATATCCCTACCTGTTCGATCCTCGACGAAAAATGGGCTGATTACTCGGTGGAATTTATTAAAAATATGGCAAATAGCGACCAACCCTTTTTCCTCTATCACTGCACCCGAGGCGCTCATTTCGACAATTACCCCAATCCTCAATTCTTGGGAAAATCTCCCGCTAAATATCCTTACAAGGATGTCATGATTGAGCTGGACTATATCCTGGGACGACTGGTAAGTGCCCTGGAAGAAACTGGTCAGTTGGAAAATACCATAATTTTCATAACTTCCGATAATGGCCCTGAAATGGAGCTCTGGCCGGATAGCGGCTTCAGCCCCTTTAGGGGTGCGAAAGGATCGACCTGGGAAGGTGGAATGCGAGTGCCGGGTATATTTTATTGGAAAGACATGATCTCGCCCGGGAGAATATCCGATGGGCTGTTTGACCTTGCCGATTTATTCAACACCTCTCTTGCTTTAAGTGGTGCCAAAGATCAGATGCCAACCGACCGTTATATCGACGGCATTGACCAAACCTCTTTCTTACTCTCCAATAACGGGCAATCCAATCGTAAATATATTTACTACTGGTTGGGTAGAAACTTTTCGGCAGTACGAGTTGGTGAATATAAGTACATGATGTTAGCCGAATCCGATGATGACCGGGATAATTGTCTCCAGGGGGGATTTTCGGGATACATTATGAACTATTATTTTGGAAAAGCATTTAATCTCTATCTTGATCCAAAGGAAAACCATAACTTTTTTCTTCGTAAGGTCATTTACTCGGATATATTTTTAGGACCGATGAAAAGTCATTTAGCTACTTTCCAAAAATATCCTCCTAAAGATATATTAGGCGATTGA
- a CDS encoding EFR1 family ferrodoxin (N-terminal region resembles flavodoxins. C-terminal ferrodoxin region binds two 4Fe-4S clusters.): MSTEIFYFSGTGNSLYVAKELQKRIPDTQLIPMVKQLSKEVIKTEAKVVGFVFPVHAMTLPIPVRKFLRKIDLKTSQYVFAVATRLGLVFNDFKKVDQLLKKQRKRLDSHFLINMYSNDVKFENYQTPTPQEIQKIESKVNEHLDAIAKVILNRERSLEKDTDYLIGLPYNRFFNFFLERLVVFAHGFSEYIGGVNYFYTDSRCNGCGICSRVCLSQKIRMIDKTPVWDKKVLCYMCYACVNFCPKQAAQIKGIPGVIKSYSQANGRYPHPYATVKALEDQKLRV, from the coding sequence ATGAGTACCGAAATATTTTACTTTTCAGGGACGGGGAATTCTTTGTACGTTGCCAAGGAACTGCAAAAGCGTATTCCAGATACTCAACTTATTCCGATGGTAAAGCAATTATCTAAAGAGGTTATAAAAACTGAAGCAAAAGTTGTAGGCTTTGTCTTTCCGGTACATGCCATGACCCTCCCCATACCGGTGAGGAAATTTCTTAGAAAAATTGATCTGAAAACTAGCCAATATGTTTTTGCGGTTGCTACTCGGTTGGGCTTGGTATTCAATGATTTTAAAAAAGTTGACCAGCTATTGAAAAAGCAAAGAAAGCGATTGGATTCACATTTTCTGATTAATATGTATAGTAACGACGTAAAGTTTGAGAATTATCAAACGCCAACTCCACAAGAAATTCAAAAAATTGAGTCTAAGGTTAATGAACACTTGGATGCTATTGCTAAAGTTATCCTTAATCGAGAAAGAAGTCTTGAGAAAGATACTGATTATTTAATTGGCTTACCTTATAACCGGTTTTTTAATTTCTTCTTGGAACGGTTAGTGGTATTTGCCCATGGTTTTTCTGAGTATATCGGTGGGGTGAATTATTTTTACACAGATTCTCGTTGCAACGGTTGTGGAATATGCTCCCGAGTTTGCTTGTCTCAAAAAATCAGGATGATAGATAAAACCCCGGTATGGGATAAAAAAGTACTTTGCTACATGTGTTATGCTTGTGTCAATTTCTGTCCAAAACAGGCAGCTCAGATAAAAGGTATTCCGGGAGTTATCAAATCCTATTCTCAAGCCAATGGCCGGTATCCCCACCCTTATGCAACAGTCAAAGCCCTGGAAGATCAGAAATTAAGAGTATAA
- a CDS encoding AraC family transcriptional regulator, with product MKAEQAKRSKMATQYWSRINLAVDYIEGNLDRDFTLEEIASVAGFSKYHFHRIFHIFTEETLFQFIQRLRLEKGATMLLNDPAKPVIDIALECGFASSASFAKSFKQYFGCTATNWRDQSHAASISKSNLGKEDSKQGQQLRNAGKASVPSNVYIEYADNTQIWRYELMENVNRVVEVKELPEMTLAYVRYVGPYKGDGQLFEGLFNKLFQWAGSRNLLRFPDTKTIIIYHDNPDITDESKLRVSVCVSVPADTVVDGEIGKMVLPAGKYAMARFELSDDEYQEAWDWVYGTWLPESGYQPDDRPCFEMYYNDPKTHPEGKSIVDICVGVKPL from the coding sequence ATGAAGGCTGAACAAGCCAAACGCTCCAAGATGGCTACACAGTACTGGAGCAGGATAAATTTAGCTGTAGATTATATTGAAGGTAATCTTGACAGGGATTTTACCCTGGAAGAGATTGCTTCTGTTGCTGGTTTTTCAAAATACCACTTCCACAGGATCTTTCATATCTTTACTGAGGAAACCCTCTTCCAATTTATCCAGAGGCTGCGGCTGGAAAAAGGAGCCACCATGCTTCTTAACGATCCCGCTAAGCCAGTAATTGATATTGCCCTAGAATGTGGTTTTGCCAGCTCAGCTTCATTTGCGAAAAGCTTTAAGCAGTATTTTGGGTGTACAGCGACCAATTGGCGTGATCAGAGCCATGCCGCTTCTATAAGCAAAAGCAATCTCGGAAAAGAAGATAGCAAGCAGGGACAACAGCTTCGCAATGCTGGAAAAGCAAGTGTTCCGTCAAACGTCTATATTGAGTATGCAGACAATACTCAGATATGGAGGTATGAATTGATGGAAAATGTGAATAGGGTTGTTGAAGTAAAGGAGCTTCCGGAAATGACGCTGGCTTACGTGCGTTATGTTGGTCCATACAAAGGCGACGGTCAGCTCTTTGAAGGGCTTTTTAACAAGCTGTTCCAGTGGGCAGGCTCCCGCAATTTATTGCGCTTTCCCGATACTAAAACTATCATCATCTATCACGACAATCCGGACATTACCGATGAATCAAAACTGCGGGTTAGTGTTTGTGTCTCTGTTCCCGCCGACACAGTCGTTGACGGAGAAATCGGCAAGATGGTTCTTCCTGCCGGCAAGTATGCCATGGCTCGTTTTGAGTTAAGCGATGATGAATACCAGGAAGCCTGGGATTGGGTTTACGGCACTTGGCTTCCTGAGAGTGGCTACCAACCCGATGATCGACCTTGCTTTGAGATGTATTACAACGATCCGAAAACCCATCCCGAAGGGAAATCAATCGTCGATATCTGTGTCGGTGTAAAACCGTTATAA
- a CDS encoding type I restriction-modification system subunit M encodes MEKKGNGANLGFENQMWAAADKLRGHMDASEYKHVVLGLIFLKYISDAFQAKHKQLEATMDTDYTDPEDRDEYSAANIFWVPKEARWTNLQANAKQPTIGKLIDDAMMTIEKENPKLKGVLPKDYSRPSLDKYRLGELIDIISKIGLVDDESRSKDVLGRVYEYFLGRFSAAEGKGGGEFYTPQCVVKLLVRMIEPYKGRVFDPCCGSGGMFVQSERFVEEHGGRLGDIAIYGQESNPTTWRLAMMNLAIRGLDADLGGQPSDSFHNDLHKDLRADFVLANPPFNMSDWGGERLREDARWKYGVPPVNNANFAWIQHFIHHLSPTGVAGFVMANGSMSTNTSSEGEIRKNIIEADLVDCMIALPGQLFYTVQIPVCLWFLTRNKKNGKFRDRSRQTLFIDARKMGSLIDRIHKELSDEEIEKIAGNYHAWRGERDSGTYEDVPGFCKSATTDEIKEHGYVLTPGRYVGAAEVEDDGIPFEEKMAELTATLYEQFAEADRLEAIIKRNLEVLGYGE; translated from the coding sequence ATGGAAAAGAAAGGAAATGGTGCTAATCTCGGTTTTGAAAACCAGATGTGGGCTGCCGCCGACAAACTCCGAGGGCATATGGACGCCTCCGAGTACAAGCATGTGGTGCTCGGATTGATTTTTCTCAAATACATTTCCGACGCCTTCCAGGCTAAGCATAAGCAGCTTGAAGCGACGATGGATACCGACTATACCGATCCAGAAGACCGTGATGAATATTCAGCAGCAAACATCTTTTGGGTACCGAAGGAAGCCCGCTGGACTAACCTCCAAGCCAACGCCAAGCAACCGACCATCGGCAAACTGATTGATGATGCGATGATGACAATTGAGAAAGAGAATCCAAAACTCAAAGGCGTTCTTCCTAAAGATTATTCTCGTCCATCTCTAGATAAATACCGCTTGGGTGAACTTATCGATATCATTAGTAAGATCGGCCTTGTAGACGATGAATCCCGCTCCAAGGATGTTCTAGGCCGGGTTTATGAGTATTTCCTCGGACGTTTTTCAGCCGCTGAGGGCAAAGGTGGTGGTGAGTTCTATACACCCCAGTGTGTAGTTAAATTACTTGTCAGAATGATTGAGCCTTATAAGGGTCGCGTATTTGACCCGTGCTGCGGTTCAGGGGGCATGTTCGTCCAAAGCGAGCGTTTTGTGGAAGAACACGGCGGTCGATTAGGCGATATTGCCATTTACGGCCAGGAATCTAACCCCACTACCTGGCGGCTGGCCATGATGAACCTGGCCATAAGAGGATTGGACGCCGACCTTGGCGGTCAACCTTCGGATAGTTTCCACAACGACCTACACAAAGATTTGCGGGCGGATTTTGTCCTCGCCAATCCACCTTTCAACATGAGCGATTGGGGTGGCGAACGTCTTCGTGAAGATGCTCGCTGGAAATATGGCGTTCCTCCGGTGAACAATGCCAATTTCGCCTGGATCCAGCACTTCATTCATCATCTTTCACCTACAGGAGTAGCTGGCTTCGTTATGGCAAATGGTTCTATGTCAACCAACACCAGTAGCGAGGGAGAAATACGCAAAAACATCATCGAAGCCGATCTGGTGGACTGCATGATCGCCCTACCCGGACAACTCTTCTACACGGTGCAGATCCCGGTATGTCTATGGTTCCTAACTCGCAACAAGAAAAACGGCAAGTTCCGTGATAGGAGCAGACAGACTTTATTTATAGATGCCCGCAAAATGGGTTCACTCATTGATCGGATTCACAAGGAGCTTTCCGACGAAGAGATCGAAAAGATTGCCGGAAATTACCATGCCTGGAGAGGCGAAAGAGATTCCGGGACTTACGAAGATGTGCCGGGCTTTTGCAAAAGTGCCACAACCGATGAGATAAAAGAGCATGGTTATGTGTTGACCCCGGGTCGATACGTGGGCGCAGCCGAGGTAGAAGATGATGGCATTCCTTTTGAGGAAAAAATGGCCGAACTCACCGCCACGCTCTACGAGCAATTCGCCGAAGCCGACCGACTCGAAGCCATTATCAAAAGAAATTTGGAGGTTTTGGGGTATGGGGAGTGA
- a CDS encoding restriction endonuclease subunit S gives MGSEWQEVSLGDIFKVKHGFAFKGQFFTDTRTSTILVTPGNFAIGGGFQNPKPKYYKGEISEEYILKPGQVIVTMTDLSKEADTLGYAAIVPDDGNIWLHNQRIGLLEFKDSFPTDSVFINYLLRTNEYRSWIIGSASGTTVKHTSPSRIHAFKCKIPPINEQRAIAHILGSLDDKIELNRRMNKTLEAIARAIFKSWFIDFDPVIDNALQAGNPIPDSMAERAEMRRQILDQNQPSSSSFISQRAKNRKYSGGFDFSGLGEISIDEIYGLFPDSFQDSELGPIPKGWEVVPLSEFLNIIGGGTPKTKVKEYWGGNIPWFSVIDAPSETDVFVIDTEKHITQLGVERSSTKVLRKGTTIISARGTVGKCALLGRPMAMNQSCYGIQGKNGESDYFVYFVIKRQVSDLQRSGHGSVFNTIIRDTFRTIRIILPPTKLTILLEDTVHELMELMLSNLFENLTLASLRDILLPKLISGELRVPDAEKFVEEAGV, from the coding sequence ATGGGGAGTGAGTGGCAGGAAGTCTCATTGGGAGACATCTTCAAAGTGAAACATGGTTTTGCATTCAAAGGTCAATTCTTCACTGATACAAGAACATCAACGATTCTCGTAACGCCTGGTAATTTTGCTATTGGAGGAGGATTTCAAAACCCAAAACCGAAGTATTATAAAGGCGAAATCTCTGAAGAATATATTCTTAAACCAGGCCAAGTTATCGTAACAATGACTGATCTTAGCAAGGAAGCGGATACTTTAGGTTATGCTGCTATAGTCCCAGACGACGGTAACATTTGGCTTCATAATCAACGAATAGGATTACTTGAGTTCAAAGATTCTTTTCCCACTGATTCAGTTTTCATTAACTATCTCCTTAGAACCAACGAATATCGATCTTGGATAATTGGCTCAGCATCTGGCACTACTGTAAAGCATACATCACCAAGCCGTATTCATGCTTTTAAATGTAAAATTCCGCCGATTAACGAACAACGAGCCATTGCCCATATCCTCGGATCGCTGGATGACAAGATCGAATTGAACCGCAGGATGAACAAAACTCTGGAGGCCATAGCCCGCGCCATTTTCAAATCGTGGTTTATTGATTTTGATCCTGTAATTGATAATGCATTACAGGCAGGTAATCCGATACCTGATTCGATGGCTGAACGCGCGGAAATGCGGCGACAAATATTGGATCAAAATCAACCCTCATCCTCCAGCTTCATCTCCCAAAGGGCGAAGAATAGGAAATATAGTGGAGGTTTTGATTTTTCCGGTTTGGGTGAAATTTCTATAGATGAAATCTATGGATTATTCCCTGACAGTTTCCAAGATTCAGAGTTGGGTCCGATTCCGAAGGGGTGGGAGGTTGTTCCATTATCTGAATTTTTGAACATCATTGGTGGTGGGACACCTAAAACAAAAGTAAAAGAGTACTGGGGAGGTAATATCCCCTGGTTTTCAGTTATTGATGCGCCCAGTGAGACAGATGTATTCGTTATTGATACAGAGAAGCATATAACACAGCTTGGGGTTGAAAGATCATCGACCAAAGTACTACGAAAAGGAACAACAATAATTAGCGCCAGAGGTACGGTAGGGAAGTGTGCTCTTCTTGGACGTCCAATGGCAATGAATCAATCTTGCTATGGTATTCAAGGCAAAAACGGAGAAAGTGATTATTTTGTCTATTTCGTGATCAAGAGGCAAGTTTCAGACCTACAGAGAAGTGGGCATGGATCAGTTTTTAATACGATTATACGAGATACTTTCAGAACCATTCGAATTATACTACCACCAACTAAGTTAACTATTTTATTAGAGGATACAGTTCATGAATTAATGGAATTAATGCTTTCAAACTTATTTGAGAATTTAACTCTTGCCTCTCTTCGCGACATCCTTCTTCCCAAGCTCATCTCCGGCGAACTGCGTGTACCAGATGCCGAGAAGTTCGTTGAGGAGGCTGGGGTATGA
- a CDS encoding AAA family ATPase translates to MIKKIKFIGNLAVFKDFVWDNEAYDSNGNIETFKDINIIYGRNYSGKTTLSRILRGMETGKLSEKFENPSFKVVFADGTEITESILTQHGKKIRVFNEDFVRENLRFIVNPDDNIESFAILGEKNNKIEKEIEELESKLGTNEEGEETGLYAELREASKDFKNAKQDYESANDALSKQLSEKATDKNIGIKYRPERFGDQNYNIQKLQKDIEKVRDTNYKPPKDEQIIQSENLITEKTLQPVSPFFAPSLNFSALVIEAESFITKKISESEKIEELVKDAVLNRWVKEGRIYHKEKRNKCAFCGNPITEDRWLKLEKHFDKESEQLEKNIDALINKIEKEKSIVSSALSINKALFYSKFHGKLDELNNNLKEAVDNYTKSLDLMIDKLKNRKSDILNQKSFVRPDDTSGDLLFAWNSYEAIRSESDGFSTSLSSQQTIAKEALRIKEVSDYLLIIQYEERFSSIEKLKAKLEKVEHRKNQIKGEIHLKEERILSLRRKLSDEERGADKVNEYLNNFFGHSFLSLEAQKNKMVGEGSKQICYEITRDGKKAYHLSEGECSLIAFCYFIAKLNEIDTKNSKPIIWIDDPVSSLDANHIFFVYSLINAEIVSKKRFEQLFVSTHDLNFLKYLRRLCGKYVSVNGKEKDYQKCYFVVVRYGNASTICKMPKYLKEYATEFNYLFQQIHKCAEIDVVNDTNYTTFYNFANNARKFLEIYLYYKYPDKGMSDDTLRCFFGEKMIPAILTDRINNEYSHCAVLERGATPIEVPEMQAAARLIIERLKRDREQYSSLLRSIGEDKVPEMQE, encoded by the coding sequence ATGATCAAGAAGATAAAGTTCATTGGTAACCTTGCCGTCTTTAAAGATTTTGTATGGGATAATGAAGCATACGACTCAAATGGCAATATTGAGACTTTTAAAGATATAAATATCATCTACGGTAGAAATTATTCAGGCAAAACCACTCTTTCACGAATTTTGCGCGGAATGGAAACGGGGAAGCTTTCCGAAAAATTTGAAAACCCATCATTTAAAGTTGTTTTTGCTGATGGGACAGAAATAACAGAAAGTATCCTAACACAACATGGTAAAAAGATTCGAGTATTCAACGAAGATTTCGTTAGGGAAAATTTACGATTTATTGTAAATCCTGACGATAACATAGAATCCTTTGCAATATTAGGTGAAAAAAACAACAAAATCGAAAAAGAAATCGAAGAACTCGAAAGTAAGCTTGGTACAAATGAAGAGGGGGAAGAAACCGGTTTATATGCGGAGTTGAGAGAAGCCAGCAAAGATTTTAAAAATGCGAAACAAGACTATGAAAGTGCGAACGATGCCCTGTCTAAGCAATTGAGTGAAAAAGCAACTGATAAAAATATTGGGATTAAATATAGGCCAGAGCGTTTTGGTGATCAAAACTATAATATACAGAAGCTTCAAAAAGATATTGAAAAAGTTCGAGATACTAACTATAAACCGCCAAAAGATGAGCAAATTATTCAAAGTGAAAATCTTATTACTGAAAAGACATTACAACCTGTATCACCCTTTTTTGCGCCAAGTCTCAATTTTTCTGCTCTGGTGATTGAAGCTGAATCTTTTATAACCAAGAAGATCAGTGAATCTGAAAAAATTGAAGAACTGGTAAAAGATGCAGTTTTAAACCGTTGGGTCAAAGAAGGCCGCATCTACCATAAAGAAAAGCGCAATAAATGCGCTTTCTGTGGTAATCCAATCACTGAAGACCGGTGGTTGAAACTAGAAAAACATTTCGATAAAGAGTCCGAACAACTTGAAAAAAATATTGATGCTCTGATTAACAAGATTGAGAAAGAAAAAAGCATTGTATCCTCTGCACTATCAATTAACAAAGCACTTTTTTATTCAAAATTCCACGGAAAACTTGACGAACTGAATAACAATCTAAAAGAAGCAGTTGACAACTACACAAAATCTCTGGATTTAATGATTGATAAACTAAAGAACAGGAAGAGTGACATTCTGAACCAGAAATCGTTTGTAAGACCAGATGATACCTCTGGCGATCTGCTATTTGCTTGGAATTCATATGAAGCAATACGGAGTGAATCAGACGGGTTTTCAACCTCGTTAAGCAGTCAGCAGACGATTGCAAAAGAGGCTTTGCGAATAAAGGAGGTTTCAGACTACCTCCTTATAATCCAATACGAAGAGAGGTTCTCTTCCATTGAAAAACTAAAAGCCAAGCTAGAAAAGGTCGAGCATCGAAAAAACCAAATTAAAGGAGAGATCCATCTGAAAGAAGAACGAATCTTATCGTTGAGAAGAAAACTTAGTGACGAGGAAAGGGGGGCAGATAAAGTCAATGAATATTTGAATAATTTCTTTGGACATAGCTTTCTTTCGCTTGAGGCCCAAAAGAATAAAATGGTTGGAGAGGGGTCAAAACAAATCTGTTATGAAATAACCCGTGATGGTAAAAAAGCATATCACCTGAGTGAAGGTGAATGTAGTCTTATAGCATTTTGTTACTTTATTGCTAAACTAAATGAAATCGACACGAAAAATTCAAAACCGATAATCTGGATTGACGATCCGGTATCATCACTCGATGCAAATCATATCTTCTTTGTTTATAGTTTGATAAACGCTGAGATAGTTTCTAAAAAAAGATTTGAGCAACTTTTTGTGTCAACACATGACCTTAATTTTCTTAAATACCTAAGAAGATTGTGTGGAAAATATGTTAGTGTAAATGGGAAAGAGAAAGATTATCAAAAGTGCTATTTTGTTGTAGTCCGATATGGTAATGCTTCAACCATTTGCAAAATGCCAAAGTATCTAAAGGAATACGCAACCGAATTCAACTACCTTTTTCAACAAATACACAAATGCGCAGAAATCGATGTTGTTAACGACACCAATTATACAACTTTTTACAACTTCGCGAACAACGCTAGAAAGTTTCTAGAAATTTACCTCTACTACAAGTATCCTGATAAAGGAATGAGCGACGATACATTACGCTGCTTCTTTGGTGAAAAAATGATACCCGCAATTTTAACAGATAGAATTAATAACGAGTATTCTCACTGCGCAGTTCTCGAGAGAGGAGCAACACCAATTGAAGTACCAGAGATGCAAGCTGCAGCACGGTTAATTATTGAAAGGTTAAAAAGGGATAGAGAACAGTATTCTTCTTTGTTGAGAAGTATTGGGGAGGACAAAGTACCAGAGATGCAAGAATGA
- a CDS encoding four helix bundle suffix domain-containing protein, with the protein MTEQNGQRGLSRRAIENTNSEGLIPKHGGYRKLKSFQIAQLVYDVTVRFCDCYIDRFSRTKDQMVQAARSGVQNIAEGSKASGTSKKTELKLTNVARASLEELRLDYEDFLRHLGLPQWGWEDPRRAELINRRCNSVEEVAKWIKEVHERINKKGQSTRSTKSTYPEITANAALVLITVACSLLDRQLVAQAEAFEKEGGFTERLYQRRIQARRRQ; encoded by the coding sequence ATGACGGAACAAAATGGTCAACGTGGACTGAGTAGGCGAGCAATTGAAAATACAAATTCTGAGGGATTGATCCCGAAACACGGTGGTTACAGGAAGCTTAAGAGTTTTCAGATCGCGCAACTTGTATATGATGTTACAGTGCGCTTTTGCGATTGCTATATTGATCGATTTAGCCGGACAAAAGATCAGATGGTGCAAGCAGCAAGGTCGGGGGTACAAAATATTGCCGAAGGTAGTAAAGCGTCAGGTACATCGAAAAAGACCGAGCTGAAATTGACCAATGTAGCCAGGGCAAGCCTTGAAGAGCTGCGTTTGGATTATGAAGACTTTTTGAGGCATCTAGGTCTGCCCCAGTGGGGGTGGGAAGATCCTCGAAGAGCGGAGCTAATTAATCGTCGCTGTAACTCTGTAGAGGAAGTTGCGAAGTGGATTAAAGAGGTGCATGAAAGGATCAATAAAAAAGGTCAGTCCACGAGGTCCACTAAGTCCACCTATCCTGAAATCACTGCCAATGCCGCTTTGGTTTTGATCACAGTTGCTTGCAGCCTACTGGACCGTCAGTTGGTAGCACAAGCAGAAGCCTTTGAAAAAGAAGGAGGATTTACCGAACGCCTCTATCAAAGAAGAATCCAGGCTCGGAGGAGACAATGA